From the Clostridiales bacterium FE2011 genome, one window contains:
- the tsaE gene encoding tRNA (adenosine(37)-N6)-threonylcarbamoyltransferase complex ATPase subunit type 1 TsaE, whose product MNTVITNSAAETRALGKRLAEQLKAGDVILLEGDLGAGKSEFARGVAKGLGVTETVTSPSFTILNVYESGKLPLYHFDWYRLESSEELYELGMDEYLGGNGIALVEWPAQCPDAVPEECLRIRITATGENSRQIETEPCGGFRMITLE is encoded by the coding sequence ATGAACACAGTGATAACAAACAGTGCGGCAGAAACCAGAGCACTGGGAAAGCGGCTGGCTGAGCAACTGAAAGCAGGAGACGTGATCCTGCTGGAGGGAGACCTGGGAGCCGGGAAAAGCGAGTTCGCCCGGGGCGTGGCAAAAGGGCTGGGAGTGACGGAGACCGTCACCAGCCCCAGCTTTACAATCCTGAACGTTTACGAGAGCGGAAAGCTGCCGCTGTATCACTTTGACTGGTACCGGCTGGAAAGCTCGGAAGAGCTGTATGAACTCGGGATGGATGAATATCTGGGAGGAAACGGGATCGCGCTGGTGGAATGGCCGGCACAGTGCCCGGACGCGGTGCCGGAGGAATGCCTACGGATCCGGATAACAGCAACAGGAGAAAACAGCCGCCAGATTGAAACGGAACCCTGCGGCGGTTTCAGGATGATTACGCTGGAATGA
- the tsaB gene encoding tRNA (adenosine(37)-N6)-threonylcarbamoyltransferase complex dimerization subunit type 1 TsaB: MKILVIDTSGPVCGTAVMDEEKVYSEFTAQNKNTHSASLMPMIEAALNAAGKEIGELDAVAAVTGPGSFTGVRIGVATAKGLAHGAGLPCIPVDALEALSESAGEFDGIVCPIQDARAGQVYGAAFRKGERLTGDAPMKLEEYLDTVEALGERFLFIGDGAPVHKQAITARLGDRAEFAPAFRGYLRPSAAGSIALRKGGETDYLGLQATYLRPPNAQKNKKLLEAMGHE, from the coding sequence ATGAAAATACTGGTAATTGATACATCAGGTCCTGTGTGCGGTACAGCCGTCATGGACGAAGAAAAGGTATACAGTGAGTTTACGGCTCAGAATAAAAACACTCATTCCGCCAGCCTGATGCCGATGATTGAGGCTGCGCTGAACGCGGCGGGAAAAGAAATCGGCGAGCTGGACGCCGTGGCTGCGGTGACAGGCCCCGGAAGCTTTACAGGCGTCCGCATCGGCGTGGCTACCGCAAAGGGACTGGCGCACGGGGCAGGACTGCCCTGCATTCCTGTGGACGCGCTGGAAGCGCTGAGTGAATCGGCCGGAGAATTTGACGGTATTGTGTGCCCGATCCAGGACGCGCGTGCCGGGCAGGTATACGGGGCGGCTTTCCGGAAAGGGGAAAGGCTGACCGGAGACGCACCGATGAAGCTGGAGGAATACCTGGATACAGTGGAAGCGCTGGGGGAACGTTTCCTTTTCATCGGCGACGGGGCACCTGTCCACAAGCAGGCGATTACGGCACGGCTTGGTGACAGGGCTGAGTTCGCACCTGCTTTCCGCGGTTATCTGCGTCCGTCCGCCGCCGGCTCCATTGCGCTCCGAAAGGGCGGGGAGACTGATTACCTGGGCCTGCAGGCCACATATCTGCGTCCGCCGAATGCCCAGAAAAACAAAAAGCTGCTGGAGGCCATGGGGCATGAGTGA
- the rimI gene encoding ribosomal protein S18-alanine N-acetyltransferase, producing MSEPVIRFMRLKDVDQVAEIEQATFARPWSRESFRQEVTRNAVARYLVAEEDGKILGYAGAWIILDESHITNIAVREEARGRGIGKKLTAELLQVLSNLGASYATLEVRVSNLRAQNLYKSLGFVSVGKRKRYYEDNNEDAFLMVCEHMPEVDPDYTEEPWIEKEDEQ from the coding sequence ATGAGTGAACCGGTGATCCGTTTCATGCGGCTGAAGGACGTGGACCAGGTCGCTGAAATAGAGCAGGCCACCTTCGCGCGGCCCTGGAGCAGGGAAAGCTTCCGGCAGGAGGTGACCCGGAACGCGGTTGCCAGGTATCTGGTGGCGGAAGAGGACGGAAAAATCCTCGGTTATGCCGGGGCATGGATTATTCTCGATGAAAGCCATATTACCAACATTGCAGTGAGGGAAGAGGCAAGAGGCAGGGGAATCGGTAAAAAGCTGACAGCTGAGCTGCTTCAGGTTCTTTCCAATCTGGGTGCCTCCTATGCCACGCTGGAGGTGCGGGTGAGCAATCTCCGGGCGCAGAATCTTTACAAAAGCCTTGGATTTGTTTCTGTCGGGAAGCGGAAGCGGTATTACGAGGATAATAACGAGGATGCTTTCCTGATGGTTTGTGAACATATGCCGGAAGTGGATCCGGATTATACTGAAGAACCCTGGATTGAAAAGGAGGATGAGCAATGA
- a CDS encoding phosphopentomutase, translating to MSRVFLTVLDAVGTGEAPDAADYGDVGANTLGHVIAACNPKLPNMAEMGLGRIPGTGYAWDGPVKGAYGRGREVSKGKDTTSGHWEIAGVQVKTAFPTFPEGFPASFMEAYEKAIGYKCIGNKTASGTVILEELGEEHLKNHTPIVYTSADSVFQIACHEELFPPEKLYEFCRIAREMLQGELGVGRVIARPFVGQPGSFKRTGNRRDFSLPPCGRTLADAVKEAGMESIGVGKIEDILAHQGLTKSDHAAGNPACMDALIRFMKTDFDGLCFTNLVDTDSVYGHRNDPVGFAGALEAFDARLPEMKSLLHPGDLMIITADHGCDPCFLQSTDHTREYIPILAWTPGMNTAADLGVRSTFADIGATCAEWLGLPDRFGAESFAKALKE from the coding sequence ATGAGCCGTGTGTTTCTGACTGTGCTGGATGCTGTAGGTACCGGTGAAGCCCCTGATGCCGCCGATTACGGCGATGTGGGTGCCAATACGCTGGGACATGTGATTGCTGCCTGCAACCCGAAACTGCCGAACATGGCAGAGATGGGCCTCGGACGGATCCCCGGAACCGGATACGCCTGGGACGGACCTGTGAAGGGAGCCTATGGCCGGGGAAGGGAAGTCAGCAAGGGCAAGGATACGACCTCGGGACACTGGGAAATTGCCGGTGTCCAGGTCAAAACCGCTTTCCCCACATTCCCGGAAGGCTTTCCGGCATCCTTTATGGAAGCGTACGAGAAAGCTATCGGTTATAAATGCATCGGAAACAAGACGGCTTCCGGAACGGTGATCCTTGAGGAACTGGGAGAGGAACACCTGAAAAACCATACGCCGATTGTTTACACAAGCGCGGACAGCGTGTTCCAGATTGCCTGCCATGAGGAGCTTTTCCCACCGGAAAAACTCTACGAGTTCTGCCGGATTGCCCGGGAGATGCTCCAGGGTGAACTGGGAGTGGGCCGGGTGATTGCACGGCCTTTTGTCGGACAGCCCGGCAGCTTTAAACGGACCGGCAACCGCCGCGACTTTTCCCTGCCGCCCTGCGGCAGGACGCTTGCTGACGCCGTGAAGGAAGCGGGTATGGAAAGCATCGGTGTGGGCAAAATTGAGGACATCCTGGCCCACCAGGGACTGACAAAGAGCGATCATGCCGCCGGAAACCCGGCCTGCATGGACGCACTGATCCGGTTCATGAAAACCGACTTTGACGGTCTGTGCTTTACCAACCTGGTGGATACAGACTCTGTATACGGACACAGGAACGATCCTGTGGGCTTCGCGGGGGCACTGGAGGCATTTGACGCCAGACTGCCGGAAATGAAATCATTGCTCCATCCCGGGGATCTGATGATCATTACCGCGGATCACGGCTGCGATCCCTGCTTCCTCCAGTCCACGGACCATACCCGGGAATATATCCCGATCCTGGCGTGGACACCCGGCATGAACACCGCGGCAGACCTGGGCGTACGCAGCACTTTTGCGGACATCGGCGCGACCTGTGCCGAATGGCTGGGACTGCCGGACCGCTTCGGAGCGGAATCCTTCGCAAAGGCCCTGAAGGAATAA